CCACTGAGATGGCGCCTCCCATCCTCTTCACTATCTCGAGGCTCACCGAGAGCCCGAGCCCCGTGCCCTGGCCTATATCCTTGGTGGAGAAAAAGGGCTCGAAAATTCTTTCTTTTACCTCTTCCCTGATGCCGGTGCCATTGTCTTCCACCGAGATATGAAGTGCCTTGCCGGCTTCGAAGGCTGTTATGATAATCTTCCTGTCAGTGCCTCGCGCCGTTATAAGAGCGTCCTTGCTGTTAAGGATGAGGTTGGTGATCACCTGTGAGAGATGATCGGCCCTGCCCCTGATGGGGCGCACCTCTGTTTTCCTGAACTCCACGGCGATATTGTCCTTTTCCAGGAGCTTGACGAGGAGCTCCAGAGTGTCCTCCAGAAAGGGCCATATATGTATCTCCTCGTCGTTGCTCTCTTTGCTCTGCGTGTAGTGGGAAAGCTGCTCATGGATATCAATGCACCGTATGATGGCCCTCTGGGAGATGGAGAGGCGCCTTTCAAGCTTCTCGGTCCTTTCGACGCCTGAAGAGACTTTGTTGAAGCTTGTGAGGATAGTCTTCATGGGCCTGCTGAGCCTGTGGGCCACTCCTGCAGCCAGAGAACCCACGGCAGACATCTTGCTTGACTGGACAAGCTGCGCCTGTATCGCCCTGAGCTCCCTGTTGGTCTCCAGGGCTTGGAGATAGAGGCGGGCATTCGATATGGCAAGGGCCGCCTGGGTGACAAGGATGGTAAGGAAGCTGCGGTGATCCCTTTCAAACTGATTCTTCACAAGCATCAGAAATCCCAGGAGCTTCCCCTTCTCCCTGAAGAGCGCAAGGGAGATCTCCCCTTTCTGATGGGGGAAGAAAGTCTCCCTGATATGGGCCCCTTCCTTGAATGATGAGACGGGGTTCTGAATATTTCCAAGCGACGAGAGAAGGGCGCCCTTGTCGTGCACTTCCCGGCCCCGGGGCAGTGATTGAAGCGTTCCTCCCGCAATGAGAAGAGCCATATCCTCACCGGACCCGCCTATGAGAAAGAGGGCCCATCCCTCGGCATTGATGGCCTTCCTTGCCTGTTCCGCGATGTTTTCAAGGGTGGCTTCAAGCTCAAGAGTGCTGTTGATACTCCTCGCAAAATCGAAGAGCACGGAGATGTCGTCTTTTTCTGCCGCCGCCTTGATCCCGAAGTTGAGAAGATAGAATCCGCAGAGAGCGGGCACGATGAGCAGAAGAAGGGAGAGAGGCCCCATGCTGCTGTAAATGAGAACCGCCACAACGCTGAGAGAGACGAGGGACAGCTCCATGAGCTCGCCAAGGGGATCGACATGGCGCTTGAAGGGGGAGAGATTCTCGAAGAGGGCAATCCTCGTGTTGGTAGCAAGAAAGCTGATCAGAAAGCACAGGGAGGCGGAAACAGAGAGAGCCAGCACGAGTGAGAGATCAAGGCGGGAAAATGAGGGAGTCCCGCCAATGAGGTAATAGACCATGCCGGGAAGGCACGAGATAAGGCAGCAGTATGAGAGGTTGTAGAATGTCGAGAGGACATAGTCCTTCAGGTACTCCTTGAAGAGCTTCCATTCACTCCGCACCTGCGTGGCGATGTACAGCAATATGGCTGCCATGAGGCTTGTCCCTATCCAGGGCCCCCAGATCCACAGCCCGAAGAACGTGACGGGCCAGGTGATTGAGAGCTCTATGGCGACACGGGGGATCTTGATTTTAAAAGTGCTCAGTCCATAGAGCACCATGGTGAACAGGAAAAGCACAAAGGGCGGCGGGGCAGGGAAGCAGAGCCCCATGATGGTGAGCACCGCCAGGGAGCAGACCGAGAGGAGAATGACAAACAGGGAAAGATAGCGGCTGTAATTCATGGCTTTAAACGGAACTTCTCATCATTTGCTGCGGGGAGGGAATGTTCCTCTTTTG
The Candidatus Eremiobacterota bacterium genome window above contains:
- a CDS encoding ATP-binding protein — translated: MNYSRYLSLFVILLSVCSLAVLTIMGLCFPAPPPFVLFLFTMVLYGLSTFKIKIPRVAIELSITWPVTFFGLWIWGPWIGTSLMAAILLYIATQVRSEWKLFKEYLKDYVLSTFYNLSYCCLISCLPGMVYYLIGGTPSFSRLDLSLVLALSVSASLCFLISFLATNTRIALFENLSPFKRHVDPLGELMELSLVSLSVVAVLIYSSMGPLSLLLLIVPALCGFYLLNFGIKAAAEKDDISVLFDFARSINSTLELEATLENIAEQARKAINAEGWALFLIGGSGEDMALLIAGGTLQSLPRGREVHDKGALLSSLGNIQNPVSSFKEGAHIRETFFPHQKGEISLALFREKGKLLGFLMLVKNQFERDHRSFLTILVTQAALAISNARLYLQALETNRELRAIQAQLVQSSKMSAVGSLAAGVAHRLSRPMKTILTSFNKVSSGVERTEKLERRLSISQRAIIRCIDIHEQLSHYTQSKESNDEEIHIWPFLEDTLELLVKLLEKDNIAVEFRKTEVRPIRGRADHLSQVITNLILNSKDALITARGTDRKIIITAFEAGKALHISVEDNGTGIREEVKERIFEPFFSTKDIGQGTGLGLSVSLEIVKRMGGAISVDSEPGKGAKFTISLPYPEATLDRAPGDVPDK